The proteins below are encoded in one region of Planctopirus limnophila DSM 3776:
- a CDS encoding BON domain-containing protein, whose amino-acid sequence MVRGILNCGLAAALLLPMTSAFMTTCHAQQMNRSSGSTTGGSSAPRASQGSAFGGSSMPGMGGGGGSTQSAAGTGFGSTPLTGIGAGLSAFGQQGTGTGGFVGQNFGATNFVGQANAANGQGQNQRGNQNNQRGGVDRAIQQQLNGGGFGGQNNFGGQNGGGASQQIVIRPQQRIAFDFPKPVANQIILNTQARFNKLAYKQPALAGVQIAMNADGVAVLTGNVVSEDQRRLAEQLVRLEPGVRNVQNNLATTAP is encoded by the coding sequence ATGGTTCGAGGAATCCTGAACTGCGGATTAGCGGCGGCCTTATTGCTGCCCATGACCTCAGCCTTCATGACGACCTGTCACGCCCAACAGATGAATCGTTCCAGCGGTAGTACGACCGGTGGTTCTTCCGCACCGCGCGCAAGTCAAGGCTCAGCTTTTGGTGGCAGCTCCATGCCCGGAATGGGTGGCGGTGGCGGCAGTACCCAGTCGGCTGCCGGGACAGGTTTTGGGAGCACTCCACTGACAGGAATTGGGGCTGGTCTCTCGGCCTTTGGACAACAGGGGACGGGGACCGGTGGTTTCGTGGGGCAGAACTTTGGCGCCACTAACTTTGTGGGCCAGGCCAATGCCGCCAATGGCCAGGGTCAGAACCAGCGTGGTAACCAGAATAATCAGCGGGGCGGCGTTGATCGCGCGATTCAGCAGCAGCTCAATGGTGGTGGCTTTGGTGGCCAGAACAATTTTGGCGGTCAGAACGGTGGTGGCGCGAGCCAGCAGATTGTCATTCGCCCTCAGCAGCGAATTGCGTTTGATTTCCCCAAGCCTGTCGCCAACCAGATCATTTTGAACACGCAAGCCCGATTCAACAAGCTGGCCTATAAGCAGCCAGCTTTAGCTGGTGTGCAGATTGCCATGAATGCCGACGGTGTCGCGGTACTGACTGGCAACGTGGTCAGTGAAGATCAAAGGCGTCTGGCCGAACAGTTAGTCAGGCTGGAGCCCGGCGTGAGAAACGTGCAAAACAACCTGGCCACCACAGCCCCTTAA
- a CDS encoding LutC/YkgG family protein has product MSTSRAEILKAIRRHLPESSPLPPLDGPWIQYPDPRDQFGNVLQMIGGRMVHVPHLEAVANDLQNQALFAQSKKVLCEVEGLTFSPSSAMSLVDVDSVVAAGTMADVDFAILPGEFAVAENAAVWCEGSKVRHRAEYFICEHLALVVPAGKIVNNMFEAYQHLSFLTRGFGAFIAGPSKTADIEQSLVIGAHGPRSHTVYFVDQLSER; this is encoded by the coding sequence ATGTCAACATCGCGTGCTGAAATCCTGAAGGCGATTCGCCGACACCTGCCGGAATCTTCCCCTTTGCCACCTCTCGACGGGCCGTGGATTCAGTACCCCGATCCCAGGGATCAATTCGGCAATGTGCTGCAGATGATTGGCGGCCGAATGGTGCATGTCCCCCATCTGGAAGCTGTCGCGAACGATCTGCAAAACCAGGCACTCTTCGCTCAGTCAAAAAAGGTGCTGTGCGAAGTGGAGGGTTTAACATTCTCTCCAAGTTCAGCGATGAGCCTCGTGGATGTCGACTCCGTGGTGGCTGCCGGCACCATGGCCGATGTTGATTTTGCCATTCTTCCGGGCGAGTTCGCTGTGGCCGAGAATGCCGCTGTCTGGTGTGAAGGGAGCAAAGTGCGCCATCGGGCTGAATACTTCATCTGCGAACATCTGGCTCTCGTGGTGCCAGCAGGAAAAATCGTGAACAACATGTTCGAGGCCTACCAGCACCTGAGCTTTCTCACACGCGGGTTTGGTGCCTTTATTGCCGGGCCATCGAAGACGGCTGATATCGAGCAATCACTGGTCATCGGCGCCCATGGCCCGAGATCGCACACGGTCTATTTTGTCGATCAGCTCTCAGAGAGATAA
- a CDS encoding 3'(2'),5'-bisphosphate nucleotidase — MIDYSHELSLALTAVRNAAEICQLVQRRIGHSAMAKSDKSPVTMADFASQAVILETIGRAFPNDCLVAEETSTELQQEPELLGEVTALVQRFHPQATSQNVCEWIDRGDGEGGSRRYWTLDPIDGTKGFLRKEQYAIALALYDDGQLVLGVLGCPNLPADPARNLINPEITPINQAQGGLFYAVRGTGAFVTSLDGHHLPRPIHVSTSHNLHEYRVCESAEATHSRHDASATIAQSLGVAGEPVRMDSQAKYACVASGRAEIYLRLPTRAGYRECIWDHAAGVMVIEAAGGKVTDTTGKELDFSQGRHLSANIGVVATNGIHHEKIVAAVVAQQQSLAAQQ; from the coding sequence ATGATCGATTATTCTCACGAGTTATCGCTGGCGCTCACCGCTGTCCGCAATGCAGCGGAAATCTGCCAGCTTGTCCAGCGGCGGATTGGCCATTCTGCCATGGCCAAGTCTGACAAAAGCCCCGTCACGATGGCCGACTTTGCCAGCCAGGCGGTCATTCTCGAAACCATCGGCCGAGCCTTCCCGAACGATTGCCTCGTCGCTGAAGAAACTTCGACCGAACTGCAGCAGGAGCCGGAGCTGCTTGGTGAAGTGACGGCTCTCGTTCAGCGATTTCATCCGCAGGCGACCAGCCAAAATGTCTGTGAGTGGATTGATCGTGGCGACGGCGAGGGAGGTTCTCGCCGCTATTGGACACTCGACCCGATTGATGGCACCAAAGGCTTTCTTCGCAAAGAGCAGTACGCGATTGCTCTGGCCCTGTACGATGATGGGCAGCTCGTTCTCGGTGTGCTGGGTTGCCCCAATCTCCCGGCTGATCCCGCCCGAAATCTCATCAATCCCGAAATCACTCCCATCAATCAGGCTCAGGGAGGATTGTTTTATGCTGTCCGTGGAACAGGGGCCTTTGTGACCTCGCTCGATGGCCATCATCTTCCCCGGCCCATTCATGTTTCCACATCGCACAATCTGCACGAGTACCGCGTGTGTGAATCCGCCGAGGCCACCCACAGTCGGCACGATGCTTCCGCCACGATTGCCCAGTCTTTAGGAGTCGCTGGCGAACCCGTGAGAATGGACAGCCAGGCCAAGTATGCCTGCGTGGCCAGTGGCAGGGCAGAGATCTATCTTCGCCTGCCCACTCGCGCCGGTTACAGGGAATGCATATGGGATCATGCGGCTGGTGTGATGGTCATTGAAGCCGCCGGTGGCAAAGTGACGGATACCACAGGAAAAGAACTCGACTTTTCACAGGGCCGGCATCTTTCCGCCAATATTGGAGTTGTTGCCACAAATGGAATTCACCACGAGAAAATCGTGGCCGCCGTCGTGGCACAGCAGCAGAGTTTGGCAGCTCAGCAATAA
- a CDS encoding sulfatase family protein — translation MNTVRFALILSLGWLALFSPDVQISPAMAAEKAAPPNILFIFSDDLAYQAISAYGDERKLLETPHIDRVAKEGIRFDRCVVTNSICGPCRATILTGKYSHKNGFYNNTNSRFDSTQTTFPKLLKSQGYSTALIGKWHLISEPTGFDHWEILPGQGIYYNPPMIANGQKVQREGYVTDIITDRSIDWLKNRDKSKPFLLMAQHKAPHREWSPALRHLGFNKDKPFAEPATLFDQHKDRAQAVVDHDMGIDRTFTKLDAKLVPPPGINSTQLEEWNKYYLPRNNAFEAAHLQGQDLVRWRYQRYMHDYLACVKAVDESVGRLLQTLDEEGLAENTLVVVSSDQGFYLGEHGWFDKRWIFEESLRTPLLARWPAAIPAGRTNGQIVSLLDIAQTFLDVAKIDAPNDMQGASLLPLLKGDTPADWRKSLYYRYYEYPSPHRVKPHYGVVTDRYKLVHYEGTGEGEWELLDRQVDPQEVKSFHNDPAYAQTMTELKDEIRRLQKVVDDQTPPPAKAYGNAPLEWSPFGPLK, via the coding sequence ATGAATACCGTCCGATTTGCCTTAATTCTCAGTCTGGGCTGGCTGGCTCTCTTCTCTCCTGATGTTCAGATCTCACCTGCTATGGCGGCAGAAAAGGCGGCACCGCCCAACATTCTGTTCATCTTCAGCGATGACCTTGCCTATCAGGCCATCAGTGCCTATGGAGACGAGCGAAAGCTCCTCGAAACACCTCATATCGACCGTGTGGCGAAAGAGGGGATCCGCTTTGATCGCTGTGTCGTCACGAACTCGATCTGCGGGCCTTGCCGTGCCACCATTCTGACAGGCAAGTACTCGCATAAAAACGGGTTCTACAACAACACCAACTCACGCTTTGACAGCACCCAAACGACATTCCCTAAGCTGCTCAAATCGCAGGGGTACAGCACGGCACTCATTGGCAAATGGCACCTCATCAGCGAACCCACAGGCTTTGATCATTGGGAGATCCTGCCAGGGCAGGGCATCTATTACAACCCGCCCATGATCGCCAATGGCCAGAAGGTGCAGCGAGAAGGCTACGTCACCGACATCATTACGGATCGATCGATCGACTGGCTGAAAAATCGCGACAAATCCAAGCCCTTTCTGCTGATGGCACAGCATAAGGCTCCGCATCGCGAATGGTCGCCTGCACTCAGGCATCTGGGGTTCAACAAAGACAAACCGTTTGCCGAACCCGCGACGCTCTTTGATCAGCACAAAGATCGCGCTCAGGCAGTCGTTGATCACGATATGGGGATCGACCGCACCTTCACCAAGCTCGATGCCAAACTCGTCCCGCCTCCCGGCATCAACAGCACTCAACTCGAAGAATGGAACAAGTACTACCTGCCGCGTAATAACGCCTTTGAAGCAGCCCATCTTCAAGGTCAGGATCTCGTGCGCTGGCGCTATCAACGGTACATGCACGATTATCTGGCCTGTGTGAAGGCCGTCGATGAAAGTGTGGGCCGATTACTCCAGACGCTCGATGAAGAAGGCCTTGCCGAAAACACACTCGTGGTGGTTTCATCCGATCAGGGCTTTTATCTGGGTGAACATGGCTGGTTCGATAAACGCTGGATCTTTGAAGAATCTCTGCGGACACCTCTGCTCGCGCGCTGGCCAGCCGCTATTCCTGCAGGCCGCACGAATGGACAGATTGTCTCGCTGCTCGATATTGCCCAGACATTCCTCGATGTCGCAAAAATCGACGCACCAAACGACATGCAGGGGGCCAGCCTCCTGCCACTGCTGAAAGGGGATACGCCCGCTGACTGGCGAAAATCGCTCTACTATCGCTACTACGAATACCCTTCACCTCACCGCGTCAAGCCGCATTATGGCGTGGTGACTGATCGTTACAAACTCGTGCATTATGAAGGGACTGGTGAAGGCGAATGGGAACTGCTTGATCGACAGGTTGACCCCCAGGAAGTCAAAAGCTTCCATAACGACCCGGCCTATGCCCAGACCATGACAGAACTCAAAGACGAAATTCGACGTCTCCAGAAAGTGGTTGACGATCAGACGCCACCTCCCGCTAAGGCTTATGGGAATGCTCCGCTCGAATGGTCCCCCTTCGGCCCATTGAAGTAA
- a CDS encoding rhamnulokinase: MAERCYLAIDLGAESGRVIAGLLDGRKIRLDELHRFANGPVHLGDTMRWDVVRLWSEIQTGLAKAAQKYGDSIVSVGVDTWGVDYVLLSKKDEILGQPYHYRDPRTRGLMDAAISQLSRKEIFENTGLQFMEINSLYQLLASRRSSPELFDVADRFLMMPDFFHWLLCGSRVVEFTNATTSQCFHPTQKTWAFDMLRKLDIPTHIFPEVVAPGTSLGQLRESVARRSGLPRLNVVAPATHDTGAAIAAVPAALTGSTKWAYISSGTWSLMGIESAHAILTPKALELNITNEGGIDNTYRVLKNIMGMWLVQQCRKSFERHGASYDYGLLTQIARDAKSFRAFINPDSPLFVAPEDMPAAIRTYCQKTNQEVPDDEGAVIRCALESLALKYRQVLERLEGLSGEKTEVIHIVGGGSQNELLNQFAADACHRPVIAGPIEATALGNVLVQARTSGELSNLADLRAVVRESASVRHYEPQNSAAWDDAYARFINLPALPA, encoded by the coding sequence ATGGCCGAGCGTTGTTATCTGGCAATCGATCTGGGTGCCGAGAGTGGTCGTGTCATCGCTGGCCTGCTGGATGGACGTAAAATCCGTCTCGATGAACTCCACCGGTTCGCCAATGGCCCGGTTCATCTGGGCGATACGATGCGCTGGGATGTCGTGCGCCTGTGGTCAGAAATCCAGACGGGTCTGGCCAAAGCCGCCCAGAAGTATGGCGACTCGATTGTTTCTGTCGGCGTTGATACCTGGGGTGTCGATTATGTCCTGCTGTCAAAAAAGGACGAAATCCTCGGCCAGCCTTATCACTATCGCGATCCGCGGACACGCGGCTTGATGGATGCAGCGATCAGCCAGCTCTCCCGCAAAGAGATTTTCGAGAACACAGGTCTCCAGTTCATGGAGATCAACTCGCTTTATCAGTTGCTGGCTTCCCGCCGATCCAGTCCCGAACTCTTCGATGTGGCTGATCGTTTCCTCATGATGCCCGATTTCTTCCATTGGCTGTTGTGTGGCAGCCGCGTTGTGGAATTCACCAATGCCACCACCTCGCAATGCTTTCACCCCACACAAAAGACATGGGCGTTCGACATGCTGCGCAAGCTCGATATTCCCACGCACATCTTCCCGGAAGTGGTGGCCCCCGGGACATCGCTGGGCCAGCTTCGCGAAAGTGTTGCCCGTCGCTCGGGCTTACCAAGGCTGAATGTCGTCGCACCCGCGACACACGATACCGGTGCTGCCATTGCTGCTGTTCCCGCGGCACTCACAGGAAGTACAAAATGGGCCTACATCAGCTCGGGAACGTGGTCACTCATGGGGATCGAATCGGCTCATGCCATTCTCACACCCAAGGCTCTCGAACTGAACATCACCAACGAAGGGGGCATTGATAACACATATCGAGTGCTGAAAAACATCATGGGGATGTGGCTCGTCCAGCAGTGCCGTAAATCGTTCGAAAGGCATGGTGCCAGCTACGATTATGGTCTGCTGACACAGATTGCCCGCGATGCCAAATCGTTCCGGGCCTTTATCAATCCCGATTCTCCCCTCTTCGTCGCCCCGGAGGACATGCCCGCAGCGATTCGGACTTACTGTCAGAAGACCAATCAGGAAGTTCCTGATGACGAAGGAGCTGTCATTCGCTGTGCACTCGAATCGCTGGCACTTAAATACCGGCAAGTCCTCGAAAGGCTGGAAGGACTCTCGGGCGAAAAGACAGAAGTGATTCACATTGTGGGAGGTGGCTCGCAGAATGAACTGCTCAATCAGTTCGCTGCCGACGCCTGTCATCGCCCTGTGATTGCCGGCCCGATCGAAGCGACAGCGTTAGGGAATGTCCTCGTGCAGGCACGCACCTCGGGAGAACTCTCGAATCTGGCCGACTTAAGAGCCGTCGTCCGCGAATCGGCCAGTGTCCGGCATTACGAACCTCAGAACTCAGCGGCCTGGGATGACGCCTATGCCCGGTTTATTAATCTCCCCGCTTTGCCAGCCTGA
- the asnB gene encoding asparagine synthase (glutamine-hydrolyzing), with protein MCGICGCVETIGHDQAGIASTKAKSRVESMLRQLAHRGPDGSATFSTNFASLGHARLSIIDLAGGAQPLFNEDRTLALVANGEIYNHQEIRQELLSRGHHFRTGSDCEVIVHLYEEVGTACLDELQGMFAFAILDTRQKTLFAARDRFGQKPFYYSWQAERFSFASEASALLPVGEAVSQEPAPIDPVALDQYLYYQFVPAPRTLFENVKALPAGHALNLQFSEPAADTATSELRTWAWWSPPVPRRCSATSSTADFWLNDLEAVIDEAVRSHLLADVPVGLYLSGGIDSSLLGALACKHIHGRMPAFCISFPGSSMDEQAAALCAARHLGCDLEVVEFHDEDFVELVETSGQLLDLPLGDAALLPLLKLSRVASQTVKTVLTGDGGDELFGGYRKYRESAQVPQWWQNLHNIWGAALPVERLLSVDGSFSVFRHFVLWSARNIFSSRRADLRKRGFDPRQRASLYRSSFKALLGETFELPERSRHEGLTWLDRALLDDQGTNLADRLLFKGDRATMGYGVEARAPFLDHHVAEFAATLPANWMIRSKETKYALRALARRHLPAEITERRKKGFSLPLKTWFATSLADWLHDKLLAPHSLWDELFEPSAIEQLLREHRSGRDNHADRLYSLLVLKNWMCQKATCAATDQHSPSFMPVEKQAA; from the coding sequence ATGTGTGGGATTTGTGGTTGCGTCGAAACCATTGGTCATGATCAAGCGGGAATCGCCAGCACAAAGGCCAAATCCCGTGTCGAATCGATGCTGCGCCAACTCGCTCATCGCGGCCCGGATGGTTCCGCGACTTTCTCGACGAACTTTGCCAGCCTGGGTCATGCACGTCTTTCGATCATCGATCTCGCGGGTGGTGCCCAGCCACTCTTTAACGAAGACCGCACACTCGCACTTGTTGCGAATGGAGAAATTTACAACCACCAGGAAATCCGCCAGGAACTCCTCTCGCGTGGTCATCACTTCCGCACGGGGAGCGATTGCGAAGTCATTGTCCACCTGTACGAAGAAGTGGGCACTGCCTGTCTCGATGAACTGCAGGGGATGTTCGCCTTCGCGATTCTCGATACCAGGCAGAAAACACTCTTTGCTGCCCGCGACCGCTTTGGTCAGAAACCGTTCTATTACTCGTGGCAGGCTGAACGATTCTCATTCGCCTCAGAAGCTTCAGCACTGCTCCCAGTCGGCGAGGCAGTATCTCAAGAACCCGCTCCCATCGATCCTGTGGCGCTGGATCAATACCTTTACTACCAATTCGTCCCTGCTCCCCGGACGTTGTTTGAGAATGTCAAAGCACTCCCTGCCGGTCATGCCCTTAATCTCCAGTTCAGCGAACCGGCAGCCGATACAGCCACTTCGGAACTGAGAACCTGGGCGTGGTGGTCGCCTCCTGTCCCGAGGCGTTGTTCTGCGACGTCATCGACCGCAGACTTCTGGCTCAACGATCTTGAAGCAGTCATCGATGAGGCCGTTCGCTCACATCTGCTGGCTGATGTCCCTGTGGGCCTCTACTTGAGTGGTGGCATTGATTCTTCACTTCTGGGAGCGTTGGCCTGCAAGCATATCCATGGCCGGATGCCGGCCTTCTGCATTTCGTTCCCTGGCTCATCGATGGATGAACAGGCCGCGGCTCTCTGTGCCGCCCGGCATCTGGGGTGCGATCTGGAAGTGGTTGAGTTTCACGATGAAGACTTTGTGGAACTCGTCGAAACCAGCGGGCAGCTACTTGATCTTCCCCTGGGAGATGCGGCGTTACTTCCTTTACTCAAATTGAGCCGCGTCGCCAGCCAGACAGTCAAGACAGTGCTGACAGGTGATGGTGGTGATGAACTGTTTGGTGGATACCGCAAGTACCGCGAGTCCGCGCAAGTTCCTCAATGGTGGCAGAATCTGCATAACATCTGGGGAGCTGCGCTCCCTGTTGAGCGACTCCTCTCTGTCGACGGCTCCTTCAGTGTATTCCGTCATTTCGTCCTCTGGAGTGCGCGGAACATTTTCTCCAGTCGGCGAGCTGATCTTCGCAAGCGAGGTTTCGACCCTCGGCAGCGTGCCAGCCTTTATCGATCAAGTTTTAAGGCTTTGCTCGGAGAGACGTTTGAGCTTCCCGAGCGAAGTCGCCATGAGGGCTTGACGTGGCTCGATCGGGCATTGCTCGACGATCAAGGCACGAATCTGGCGGATCGACTCCTCTTCAAGGGAGATCGCGCGACGATGGGCTATGGTGTCGAAGCCCGGGCACCATTTCTGGATCATCACGTGGCCGAATTCGCTGCGACACTTCCGGCGAACTGGATGATTCGCAGCAAAGAAACCAAGTACGCTTTGCGAGCACTGGCCCGCCGCCATTTGCCTGCCGAGATCACCGAGCGACGCAAAAAGGGTTTTTCGTTGCCACTCAAGACGTGGTTTGCCACATCGCTGGCCGATTGGCTGCATGACAAACTGCTGGCTCCTCACTCACTTTGGGATGAACTCTTCGAACCCTCTGCCATTGAGCAGCTTTTGCGCGAGCATCGCTCAGGCCGCGATAACCACGCCGACAGACTCTATAGTCTGCTCGTACTCAAAAACTGGATGTGCCAGAAGGCGACATGTGCAGCCACCGATCAGCACTCGCCGAGCTTCATGCCCGTCGAAAAACAGGCCGCATAG
- a CDS encoding RNA polymerase I-specific transcription initiation factor RRN3-like family protein, translating to MEKKFFTADEIISTFGLSRDQIESLVQEGQLKALADRGTFKYKREEIEALIAGGLTPANPVANSGNSDSDVISFDFDGDFSASPDAVSFLELDEDALATAPVKGNDSSSDVSVVDDGDDLMDFLSQLEDVPAADEPTIADEPAQVQTKNNSLTDLFSDDDFDETAGGTDLDLGDAAAQIQPTPVAETSSGFVQNLMTGSDDTSSVHGDEPALQDESGIGLDFPSEAAAMSANNLDFEDSNESEETGIRLELPEEAGTIIDDGSLALGMEDSGLSLDTGEPAADESGFILDASSDSSLRMSTADSGLSLDTGDSGLSLDTGDSGLSLDTGDSGLSLDVGDSGLSLDMGDSGLSLDLAADDAAPAPDTTGTQRMTVSSSADDDFDLSDELSLQDEESLVESSSTQRLAREEQFQEEDLFATQLQQDSADEVSEEDVTQMLILGEDDDAEPVTKGSGKAKGRKQGISDQFTLGEEVEDLELTDDLEEAVIDSFDDDDEIESLGGDDLVMEDDDEDAVLADDEDFSEEAMPTRGSARAESAAYALPSFGVPTTIALCLGGLFVVLNGWLVWEATATMWTGAEPSAAAASIINSLAGLIG from the coding sequence ATGGAAAAAAAGTTCTTCACTGCCGACGAAATCATCTCCACGTTTGGACTTTCGCGAGATCAGATTGAATCTCTCGTGCAAGAGGGCCAGCTCAAAGCCCTGGCCGATCGAGGGACATTCAAATACAAGCGTGAGGAAATCGAAGCACTGATTGCGGGGGGATTGACTCCGGCGAATCCCGTTGCGAATTCAGGCAACTCCGATTCGGATGTCATTTCGTTCGATTTTGATGGAGATTTTTCTGCCAGCCCGGATGCCGTCTCGTTCCTGGAACTGGATGAAGATGCTTTGGCGACCGCTCCCGTGAAAGGGAACGATTCTTCGAGCGATGTCTCTGTTGTCGATGACGGAGACGATCTTATGGATTTCCTGTCTCAACTCGAAGATGTACCCGCTGCTGACGAACCCACGATTGCCGATGAACCCGCCCAGGTACAGACGAAAAACAACTCCCTGACAGATCTGTTCAGTGACGATGATTTTGATGAAACTGCCGGCGGTACGGACCTGGATCTCGGTGATGCGGCTGCTCAAATCCAGCCCACCCCAGTTGCAGAAACCTCCAGTGGTTTTGTCCAGAACCTGATGACTGGCAGTGATGATACCTCCAGTGTGCATGGTGACGAACCCGCGCTTCAGGATGAATCGGGCATCGGGCTCGACTTTCCTTCGGAAGCGGCTGCCATGTCCGCCAACAATCTGGATTTTGAAGATTCCAACGAAAGCGAAGAGACTGGCATTCGTCTCGAACTTCCCGAGGAGGCGGGCACAATCATCGATGATGGCTCACTGGCCCTGGGGATGGAAGACAGCGGACTCTCGCTCGATACGGGCGAACCAGCGGCCGACGAAAGCGGTTTCATTCTCGATGCATCGAGCGATAGCAGTTTGCGGATGAGCACAGCCGACAGCGGGCTTTCACTCGATACCGGTGATAGCGGATTGTCTCTCGACACAGGCGACAGCGGTCTCTCGCTTGATACTGGTGACAGCGGCTTATCGCTCGATGTGGGCGACTCCGGCCTTTCGCTCGATATGGGCGATTCGGGTCTGTCTCTCGATCTGGCTGCTGACGATGCGGCTCCCGCACCAGATACCACCGGCACACAGCGTATGACGGTCAGCTCATCAGCCGATGATGATTTTGATCTCAGCGATGAACTTTCGCTGCAGGATGAAGAATCGCTGGTGGAATCTTCCTCGACCCAGCGTCTGGCACGAGAAGAGCAGTTCCAGGAAGAAGACCTCTTTGCCACTCAATTGCAGCAGGACTCTGCTGACGAAGTCTCGGAAGAAGACGTGACTCAGATGTTGATTCTGGGTGAAGACGACGATGCTGAGCCTGTGACAAAAGGGAGCGGCAAAGCGAAAGGCCGCAAGCAGGGCATCTCGGATCAGTTCACTCTGGGCGAAGAAGTCGAAGATCTCGAACTGACAGACGACCTCGAAGAAGCCGTCATTGACAGCTTCGACGATGACGACGAAATCGAATCTTTAGGCGGTGACGATCTCGTCATGGAAGACGATGATGAGGATGCGGTTCTGGCTGATGACGAAGACTTCTCGGAAGAGGCCATGCCGACGCGAGGTTCTGCACGAGCCGAGTCGGCAGCTTATGCACTCCCTTCGTTCGGTGTCCCCACGACCATTGCCTTGTGTCTGGGTGGACTATTCGTCGTCCTTAACGGCTGGCTGGTCTGGGAAGCGACTGCCACCATGTGGACAGGGGCCGAACCATCGGCTGCAGCCGCCTCGATCATTAACTCGCTGGCAGGTCTGATTGGTTAA
- the lhgO gene encoding L-2-hydroxyglutarate oxidase — MVRSDVVIIGAGIVGLATAYRLLERFPKAVITVLDKEREIAQHQTGHNSGVLHTGIYYKPGTMRAINAREGKLLLEQFCDQHDIPYECCGKVIVATQEAELPQLDKLFERAMANGVRAEKITAERLREIEPYASGVAALHVPEAGIIDYRQVCDKMAEMIRQQGNTILTSARVYGMYRDGNYMVVETTRGPVEGKTVINCGGLQSDRLTWLSGQMPPAQIVPFRGEYFELKPSAHKLCRGLIYPVPDPNFPFLGVHLTRMIHGGVECGPNAVLAFSREGYHKTSFNPYDLFETITYRGFLLLMLRNWDEGLRELWRSLSKKAFVTALQKLVPDINSDDLIPAPAGVRAQALLPTGELADDFLIQERDLVVNVCNAPSPAATASLKIGDFVVDQIANRLAS; from the coding sequence ATGGTGCGATCTGATGTCGTCATTATTGGAGCCGGAATTGTCGGCCTGGCGACGGCGTATCGCCTGCTCGAACGCTTTCCCAAAGCGGTGATTACAGTCCTCGATAAAGAGCGCGAAATCGCCCAGCATCAAACCGGGCATAACTCGGGCGTCCTGCATACCGGTATCTATTACAAACCCGGCACCATGCGGGCCATCAATGCCCGGGAAGGGAAGTTACTGCTCGAACAATTCTGCGATCAGCACGATATTCCCTACGAGTGTTGCGGCAAGGTGATCGTGGCTACTCAAGAGGCCGAATTGCCACAACTCGACAAACTCTTTGAGCGCGCCATGGCCAATGGTGTCCGGGCGGAAAAGATCACTGCCGAACGACTTCGCGAGATTGAACCTTACGCCAGCGGTGTGGCCGCACTGCATGTGCCGGAAGCGGGCATCATCGATTACCGGCAAGTCTGCGACAAAATGGCCGAAATGATCCGACAGCAAGGAAACACAATTCTGACATCTGCCCGTGTCTACGGCATGTACCGCGACGGGAATTACATGGTCGTCGAAACCACTCGCGGCCCTGTGGAAGGCAAAACCGTGATCAATTGCGGGGGCTTACAAAGTGATCGACTCACATGGCTCTCCGGACAAATGCCACCCGCTCAGATTGTCCCGTTCCGAGGCGAGTACTTTGAGCTGAAACCTTCAGCGCACAAACTCTGCCGGGGCTTGATCTATCCAGTTCCCGACCCGAATTTTCCCTTTCTGGGTGTGCATCTGACCCGCATGATTCACGGCGGAGTCGAGTGCGGCCCAAACGCTGTGCTGGCCTTTTCTCGCGAGGGCTACCATAAAACCAGCTTCAACCCCTACGATCTTTTCGAAACGATCACCTATCGTGGCTTTTTGCTCCTGATGCTCCGTAACTGGGATGAAGGGTTGCGGGAACTCTGGCGTTCACTCAGCAAAAAAGCCTTTGTCACAGCGCTTCAAAAGCTGGTTCCGGATATCAACTCCGACGACCTGATCCCGGCACCAGCCGGGGTGAGGGCACAAGCCTTACTGCCGACGGGCGAACTGGCGGATGATTTTCTGATTCAGGAGCGCGACCTGGTTGTCAACGTCTGCAATGCTCCGTCACCGGCAGCGACGGCTTCGCTCAAAATTGGCGACTTTGTTGTCGATCAGATTGCCAATCGGCTGGCCTCCTGA